A portion of the Eulemur rufifrons isolate Redbay chromosome 30, OSU_ERuf_1, whole genome shotgun sequence genome contains these proteins:
- the LOC138378702 gene encoding histone H2A-Bbd type 2/3-like, with the protein MPGRQSRRGSSHRQSRTCSRTARAELVFSVSHMERLLREGHYSPRLSGSAPVFLAAVVQYLTAKVLELAGNEAQNSGRRHITPQMVDMAIHNSPLLSGLFSTTTVSQVAPGQE; encoded by the coding sequence ATGCCGGGCAGGCAGAGCCGTCGAGGGTCGTCCCATCGTCAGAGCCGGACCTGCTCTCGCACAGCCAGAGCCGAGCTGGTGTTCTCGGTGAGCCACATGGAGCGCCTTCTGCGGGAGGGCCACTATTCCCCGAGGCTGAGCGGCAGCGCCCCGGTTTTCCTTGCTGCCGTTGTCCAGTACCTGACGGCCAAGGTCCTGGAGCTGGCGGGCAACGAGGCCCAGAACAGCGGCAGGAGGCACATCACCCCGCAGATGGTGGACATGGCCATCCACAACAGCCCGCTGCTAAGTGGCCTCTTCAGCACAACCACCGTGTCCCAGGTTGCGCCGGGCCAGGAGTAG